In the genome of Xenopus laevis strain J_2021 chromosome 1S, Xenopus_laevis_v10.1, whole genome shotgun sequence, one region contains:
- the LOC108705709 gene encoding neugrin: MAALSIALCRFGGVGSSLLSCYSQRLTGMRKAFASKTSGESALETDLEWDEEEQSDIIRKLKNQQKTILFQRMKRQMEPRGPPDRRLSWNAIEQIRYLKQEFPEEWTVPRLAEGFNVSTEVIRRILKSTFSPPERRKAKQDLKVSHVLMQTNPQSTKHLSQPTHTLLPDAVNPAQALIPSGQNNKLLSNTKNANLVPSLHSVPGSGNPKSLALRSGNEVVHKKKADLQVFTKKAQVQTPKSPMYDVCLTSEEGNQAEQKHLADHKPMELDDEWDGQLLSDVDLEELSRNGTENKMKVVRKGREFFDSNGDFLYRI; the protein is encoded by the exons ATGGCGGCTTTATCTATTGCTCTGTGTCGCTTTGGAGGAGTTGGCAGCTCTTTGCTTTCATGCTACAGTCAGAGATTGACAGGTATGAGGAAAGCGTTTGCTTCCAAAACCTCTGGGGAATCTGCATTGGAGACTGATCTGGAGTGGGATGAAGAGGAGCAGAGCGATATCATCCG TAAACttaaaaatcagcagaagacAATTCTTTTCCAGCGAATGAAAAGGCAAATGGAACCTCGTGGTCCACCAGACAGAAGACTCTCATGGAATGCCATAGAACAGATCAG GTATTTGAAGCAAGAGTTCCCTGAAGAGTGGACTGTGCCCAGGCTGGCTGAAGGGTTTAACGTCAGTACTGAAGTTATAAGAAGAATTCTTAAATCAACGTTTTCTCCACCTGAGAGACGGAAAGCAAAACAGGATTTAAAGGTTTCACATGTTTTAATGCAAACAAATCCGCAATCAACAAAGCACTTGTCACAGCCCACCCACACTCTCCTTCCAGATGCTGTCAACCCAGCCCAAGCACTCATTCCAAGTGGGCAAAATAATAAACTGCTGAGTAACACAAAAAATGCCAACCTTGTTCCTTCTCTACACTCCGTGCCTGGCTCTGGAAACCCTAAAAGCTTAGCACTTAGATCAGGGAATGAAGTGGTACATAAAAAGAAGGCAGATCTCCAAGTTTTTACCAAGAAGGCACAAGTACAAACACCCAAATCTCCCATGTATGATGTTTGTCTGACCTCAGAGGAAGGCAACCAAGCAGAACAGAAACACTTGGCAGATCATAAGCCGATGGAGCTTGATGATGAATGGGATGGACAGTTGCTTAGTGACGTGGATCTTGAGGAATTATCAAGAAATGgaactgaaaacaaaatgaaagttGTAAGGAAAGGTAGGGAGTTCTTTGACAGCAATGGGGATTTCCTTTATCGTATTTGA
- the LOC121399406 gene encoding cyclin-O protein B-like: protein MRQLEREREREREIAKKREIVSMEISKARKRRRQIDEEEQLLSPGCCHDPKRVRHQGDQRGTCHPSAGDPALQNEPWNTLAHIGIGLETFKEYGEDAYMYNKSLEERFMALNFLQSQPEITLASWYEFTSLLVFIHRRLKLDFRSLCLTVNLLERFLARTAPIKTTDLNRVGATCFNIAYKLVDKRQFSLWNCLKLFDDTFTKKEMNQLERVIICRLFFELSAPTIDDFLEYFTLRRVASQKKPVAAQQTKEAIVLMAARGIAALSLTHHHEFYTYAPSMMALCCLKVAIKFYPSGKPINVDPAEYPDHVMEECVGKIIALVSSRQSFLHMLLPAVFPRRTAEETETSASQKEPEGGEAETSRQEQGSDPLEMAQGSGLSIYHQGVGLQYRHPYSPTYPYYHPHMHPYIPTYPYNHPYRHPYIPTYPDN, encoded by the coding sequence ATGAGAcagttggagagagagagagagagagagagagagatagcgaAAAAGAGAGAGATTGTGAGCATGGAGATTTCAAAAGCGAGGAAGCGAAGACGACAGATAGACGAAGAAGAACAACTTCTTTCCCCTGGGTGCTGCCATGATCCCAAAAGGGTGAGGCACCAGGGTGATCAACGTGGGACGTGCCACCCTTCAGCTGGGGACCCAGCACTTCAAAATGAGCCTTGGAACACCTTAGCTCACATAGGCATTGGCCTAGAGACCTTCAAGGAGTATGGGGAAGATGCCTACATGTACAACAAGAGCCTTGAAGAGAGATTTATGGCTTTGAACTTTCTACAAAGTCAGCCAGAAATCACATTGGCGTCATGGTATGAGTTTACCAGCCTGCTTGTCTTCATACACAGACGTCTGAAGTTGGACTTTAGGTCTCTGTGCTTGACTGTCAACCTTCTGGAGCGGTTTCTTGCCCGCACTGCTCCCATCAAGACCACCGACCTGAACAGAGTAGGAGCCACTTGCTTCAATATAGCCTACAAGTTAGTGGACAAACGGCAATTCAGCCTATGGAATTGCCTAAAACTCTTTGATGACACCTTTACAAAGAAGGAAATGAACCAACTGGAGCGAGTCATCATTTGCAGATTGTTTTTTGAACTGTCGGCACCGACCATCGATGACTTCTTGGAGTATTTCACCCTCAGGAGAGTAGCCAGCCAGAAGAAGCCTGTAGCTGCCCAGCAGACAAAAGAAGCCATTGTCCTGATGGCTGCTAGAGGCATCGCCGCACTGAGCCTGACCCACCATCATGAGTTTTATACTTATGCACCCTCCATGATGGCTCTGTGCTGCCTGAAAGTAGCCATAAAATTCTACCCTTCAGGCAAACCCATCAACGTGGATCCCGCTGAATACCCAGATCACGTAATGGAAGAGTGTGTCGGGAAGATCATCGCTCTGGTATCATCCAGGCAGAGCTTTTTACACATGCTGCTTCCAGCAGTGTTTCCAAGAAGAACAGCAGAGGAGACAGAGACAAGCGCCTCCCAGAAAGAACCCGAAGGTGGTGAGGCAGAAACATCCAGGCAGGAACAGGGTTCTGACCCCTTGGAAATGGCCCAGGGATCTGGCCTTTCCATCTATCATCAAGGGGTAGGTTTGcaatacaggcacccatacaGTCCCACATATCCATACTACCACCCTCacatgcacccatacattcctacatatccatacaaccacccttacaggcacccatacattcctacatatccagacaac